A single window of Metallosphaera hakonensis JCM 8857 = DSM 7519 DNA harbors:
- a CDS encoding type II toxin-antitoxin system VapC family toxin, translating to MEYRRYLIDTDVLFSKKFLKYKGDGLVTATSVYEFLTVIRERYLELYHFGNKDRAKGYLRFLGLVLGEIKSSIIDVTSNDFIHAGSLVFERDLNVGDAINVAVAKRLNLVIVSEDKDYDRIRDLVTVTRP from the coding sequence ATGGAATATAGAAGGTACTTAATAGATACAGACGTTTTGTTTTCCAAAAAATTCCTGAAGTATAAAGGAGATGGACTAGTCACTGCTACGTCAGTCTACGAATTTTTAACAGTTATTAGAGAGAGATACCTCGAGCTATATCATTTTGGTAATAAGGATAGGGCTAAGGGTTATTTGAGGTTCTTAGGCTTAGTGCTCGGTGAGATTAAAAGCTCAATTATTGACGTGACCTCTAACGACTTTATTCACGCTGGGAGTTTAGTCTTTGAAAGAGACTTAAACGTAGGGGATGCGATAAACGTAGCCGTCGCGAAGAGGCTTAATTTAGTAATAGTAAGCGAAGACAAAGACTACGACAGGATTAGGGATCTTGTTACAGTAACCCGTCCTTGA